In Calditrichota bacterium, the following are encoded in one genomic region:
- a CDS encoding TonB-dependent receptor, protein KFGFLLSTGDVLNFSLKGNIGKSFRAPSFDDLYWPDEGWGHGNPDLEPETATSWDAGFVLQNRTASFWQVEMSYFNQQVENLIGWGADANGIWLPMNTGKAKISGVETGVKLQPFGQSFYLNIFHTYMKATDETENSPLKGKWLIYRPKNKLDITTGIKLGKLSANLNYRIVSKRYTTVDN, encoded by the coding sequence AAATTCGGATTTCTGCTTTCGACCGGCGATGTCCTTAATTTTTCGCTAAAAGGGAATATTGGCAAATCTTTCCGCGCTCCGTCCTTCGACGATCTTTATTGGCCTGACGAAGGCTGGGGACACGGAAATCCGGATCTTGAGCCGGAAACGGCAACTTCGTGGGACGCAGGTTTTGTGCTGCAAAATAGAACCGCTTCTTTCTGGCAGGTCGAAATGAGCTATTTCAATCAGCAAGTGGAAAATCTCATCGGCTGGGGCGCTGACGCAAACGGTATCTGGCTCCCCATGAATACCGGCAAGGCGAAAATTTCTGGCGTGGAAACTGGAGTAAAACTTCAGCCATTTGGTCAATCTTTTTATCTCAACATTTTTCATACTTACATGAAAGCGACCGATGAGACGGAAAATTCTCCGCTCAAAGGAAAATGGCTCATTTACAGGCCGAAAAATAAATTGGACATTACAACAGGCATTAAATTAGGAAAATTGTCAGCAAATCTGAACTATCGCATTGTGAGCAAACGCTACACCACCGTTGACAAT